One Rhea pennata isolate bPtePen1 chromosome 15, bPtePen1.pri, whole genome shotgun sequence genomic window, GAGTCACTCATTTCCTCTGTAAGACACTTAGTACTACCAAATGCAGTGTAGGACAGCAAGGAATCAGTTTGGTTCCACGACTGCGGAAAGACCCAAAAATGTGGTCCTAAAATTGGTTCaaattctgaaagcaaatcAAAGAAGTCCCATAATTAGTGTTGTGGTGGAGGGAGTTGCCAGGTCCTGCCTGATTTCTTAAATGTCTGTCTGTACCCAAGAGTACTCATGCATGCGTATGCATGTAACTAGCTATTCTGCAGAAATATCCATTTAAAGTCTGTGTCTGAGGTAAAGCCATCTTGTGGACAGACCATAGAGTGAGGTGCTTTCTTTCTGCCCAaagcaacagaagcaaaatgGACCCTATAAAAACAAATGGCAGCGCCACAGAATGATAGGTATGTAATTTAGAAAAACGCTATGccagaaaaaaaactcttatttttcaaaatatattggTTAAGTGGCACTGCTACTCCACTGTCAAGCCACCAGGGCATTGAAGAGACCAAACAGGGATGTTGTGAAATAGACAATGGATTGAGTTCTAGTGACTTAAAAAATGCACTGGGCATATAATGCAAAGATGAGCAAGCTTGAAACTAATCTCTCTGTGACTCAGAGCTAACTATCCCTGCTATGCAGACTTGCCCTCAGTGAATTTCTTTAAGCCACACAAAAAATCAGCAGCAGGATCATAACTCCCAAGAACTCAAACTTGTGCGCTGACATTCCAACTTCTCACTAGCCCTTCTTTTCTAAGCATTTCCAGGATGTATACCAAATATTGGCTTCAGTCTAAGTAAATTGTGCTTCTTCACTTGCATCTTTGTTCAGAGTCATTGCATAAAGGCGAAATATTGTAATACAAATAGCTCAAACTTgaacaagaattatttttctttaccaCCATTAGTACAACTTACTTTTACCTTTGAAATATTTGGGATCATTCTGTGCTAGAAAATGTGTTGCTCTTTCAATCAAAGAAGACAACTTCCTCAGCAAGCTTTCAATTTGGGCATGCTGAGCAAGAGATTCATGTGCTGATGATGATTTTTCTAGGATTCCTTTCAAATAacctgcagaaagaaagaaagatttttgcatAAGAGCATGAACTCCCAGCCCatcccttattttttttaattgtaaaatacagagttttGTAGCTCTCTCTAGTGACTGCcacccccccaacacacacttttattctttttaagtGAGGTGTAACCTGGAGAATGTTAAGCAATCCAATCCAATGTACTATTGTGCTAATCTAAGGAGCATCTCCTTTTGTTTGATTTAGCAAGTACCTTACTGCCAAGCAGAATGCTACTGTAACTAGAAGCCAAACTATTTCTTGATGTAAtatgaagaaagaaggaagaaactaCAGCATGGCAATATGTTAAGCTGATTTCTGTAAGATGACATGTTATAATGTTCCAGAGGAAATCAAGTACTTCtatattcctccttttttttttcttttatatatgttAAGTCTTGGGAAAACAGATGAGTTTGTTCTGTAAATACAGGCTTTTGCATAGATGAGCTGTCTGAAAGTTTGTTCTCTGCTTCAGGCTCTTGGTGTGGAGTCCATTCTTTTTTTGCAAACCATGAATTAGAGGTTCCAGGAAGGAAAGTGGCTGTGTACACACTGATTCACCTCAACTCCAGGAGAAACTGTGTTCTCTTACTTTGGAGGTACTATAGTCCATATCAATGGTTTCTTCTCCATTGAAAAACTGATCTGGAAAATTCCAGGCAACatttcctggaagaaaaaaaactaatgcTTTATGTGGGAAAAATATAATATGATGAGCTTTCAAAATCATATGTGTTTGTTTAGCCTTCCATGGTTAtataacttcaaaaatacataaaaaaaaaagatgatctcTGAAATAGTCACACATGCACAAGtgatttttgaaagcaattttCATGACTCTGGGACTAGATTGACTTTTTCTGAGCACTTGAAACTAGGTATACTAGGAAAGAGGTTGCCAGCTGGTCTTATACAGCGTGCTTCAGCTTTCGGCTGCCTCTCAGACTTCTCTGCAGGGAAGGCAATTAAGGAGACAGTTGTTGAGACAGATCTCAGCTCTTCACTGTTTTCACATTATTTATGAAGCTGACTTCACatccagaagaggaaaaagtatgGTATAGTTTCAATGGCTGCTAATTCAGCAAGGCTCAGTCAGCCAGATAGCATCtatacgggggggggggggggggggaagggggaagaggatTTATCAAATGCTATGAAGTTCTCTACATGGACCAAGGGATCACTCATGCTTCTTTTGTAGCCAGGGACTTATTAATCAGATGTGAGATGGCTGATAATCACTTCTCTTGTTATATGTTTGCATACTGTACTTTGTGCTCCTGTGAACCTGGCTTTAGGCTGTTCATAGGGAGTTGGAAATGCTCACAGTGCATTCTGTTAgttctttaatttctgtataaaaagaaaaatgcaacacATGATAAACAGCGGTAAATGCTACTGTTGACTGGTTGTGGATCTGTTTGTATTCCAAGCTTACGTTAGTGATGTTACATTACTACTTTTATTGTCTTCATACAAACTACACcggtttcttttttaaaataaaaattctcacCCAAATATCAGATCTTGGCCCTTTATAGAGGTGACTGGAATTTatccacacacacaaagcagcCACATAGGCCATCTCCTACTCAAGAGCATCTCCTGCACACTGGAAGGAGCGTAGATGGGCTCAGAGAGTGCTTCCGCTCTCTCTGCTGCACCTACAGTTTGGGTGAGGAAGGTACTGAAAAAGGGCTAGGGGACAATGCCATTGAATTCTCATCCCAGCCTCAGCCATGGCCCCTTGGGAGATGGCAGCATTGCTGCTGAATGTAGTATGGAGCATGCATAAGTTGACTGTGACTTGCATTACTCCCCAAAATTGTAAAAGCAATTTGTATCAATTGTTAGGTTGAGTTATACAGGAAGATACAATAAGCAGCATTATCAAATAGATTAGAGTTTGAAATATTCTTCTTGCAGCTCATTCCATTCCTCCCAACCCAGAGATTAACCCAAGTGATGCCttgtaaaaaaataagaaaaaacaaagtttcttcTAAGacatacattttatataaagaacAGCTGGATCACTGCTGCTGTTGTCACATTTAAGGAGCTAACTCTTCAAAAAGAAgagtcttctctttttctttttcaaaaagaagagTGAAGACTTCAAAACTAAGAATTTGGAAATCTTACAGGATACATCGTGATACTAGCAATCAGGTCTACttatataaaaagcaaatttaaaggTGAGAAGGTTGGTATCAGCTTAGTCTGACATTTTTTGAAGCAACTGAGTGTCAGTACCTTGCAAAATATGAAATCCCAACACCGCATCTAAATTGATGTCCTGATACTGACTCTCCATGAAGAGAGTCGCCTTCTCAAGCGCGAAGATGACAGGGCTCTTCACATCAGGCTCACTTTTCAACAAGCTGGACTTGGAGAGAGcgagcagcagcaagaggagagtGCAGGACATGGCTACTCTGTCCAGAGACGCTCGTGTAAGCTGCAAACAtcagctgcttgctgcagctccTGTTCTGCGTGACTGGATGCTTCCCCTTGCCTGCGTAAGCACAGGTACGCTGCGGTCTCGCAGAAAAGCTGGCTGCTATCTTCAGTGCTAGGTGAGTGTCTTGTTCCTTTTAACATCAGCCGAAGCACTTGGCGATTCGGTTTGCCAGGTCAAATCCAGTCCTCTGTCCTTAGCGTGGGTTCAGCATCTGTCAGCAGCAATCCATTGGGAGGAATCTGTCGGCCTGCGCCTAAGAAAGGGAAATCATCTCCGCGCAGCCAGGAGGGCCCGTGTCGGTGCAGGTGCACCCACGGGCAGGTGGGGGACGTGCTGCGGGGACTGGTAAAGGCAGATCGCTCTTCACAGCGCGAATCGGGCCTCatcccgctccgcgccccgggGCCAAGCGTCTGGCCCACCACGGCCGTGGCCGCCTCTGGAGCAGTGCAGGGAGCGGGGCAGGCTTTGCCAGCGTCCTCGGAAGAAGGGGGAGTTGCGAGTGTGGAAACGAAAGGCTAAGGAGAGGATGGGCTTCGCCGCACGCTACGGCGCGCGGGGCCTTCACCCGGGGAATTCCTTCTTCCCGTACCCAGGCTCAACGCTGCCCGGCTGGAGAGGCCTAAGGGAGCGGCTGCGTGGCTCCGCAGCGTGTAACCTACGCGGAAAGACGGACTCGGCCCCCCCGCGGTTGGCAGATCTCGCGGCGGGGAGCGCCCGGCTCCGGAGCAGCGGCCTCGCCGGCCGggagggagcgggcggcgccgcgccgcgccccgccgcggggggcgcCCGTCGCTCCAGCGCCGCGccccaagatggcggcgggcggcgcggtgctggcggcgctgggcgcgctggcggcggcgctgctgTGGCtgcggtggcggcggcgggcggcgggcggcgcggggcgggtgTGCGTGGCCGTGCTGGGCGACCTGGGCCGCAGCCCGCGCATGCAGTACCACGCGCTCTCGCTGGCCCGCCACGGGCGCGGCGTCACGCTGCTGGGCTACCTCGGTgagggcgccgcggcggcccccgctcccccctcccccgctccggggcggggcggcggcggcggcgcggccgttaACGGTCGGCCGtgcgcgcgcggccccgctgtGGCGGCGCCTCTCACGGCAGCTCTGTGATCCTCTTCCAGAGACGAAGCCGCACAGCGACGTTTTGGACAACGAAAACATCCGGATCGTGCCCATCTCGGCTCTTAAATCGTTGCAAGGTAAGTTTAATCGGGCGGCGGCCGTTCTGCTTTGAACTCGCTCGTGAACGGTTGTTTTGGAAGGTAAATTATGAGGGCTCTGGTCCGaggcaggctgctgtggctgctggcGTTCAGGGGGTGGCCCGGTGGGCGAACAAGCAGGAGTTCGGCATGCGGAGGCATAAGTCCGCTCCAGAATTACGTGCTGGTTTATCCTAGCAGTATGCACAGGCTGCAGGTAATTACTGCATTTCTGCGTATTGGGAGTACTCGCATCTGTGATTTTGAAGCGCATTAATCCACTTCTGATCAGGTTGGAATAAAAGGGGcgaatattttattttttctttctgtgtttgtatgtactttgttttttctttttagtcgtagaactatttttttttaacagagtgctattgctttaaaattttcccTGAGAAGATTATTGGTTTTATATGAAATGCAAGGTTTTGTTTGGAGGGCTGGAGTAATATTCTTACTAActttttttgtcacttttgCAGTTGGCCCTAAGATTTTCCAGTATGTTGTAAAAATTATTGCCCAAGCAACGCAGTTACTGTACACAATGTTGAAGATAGACCAGCCGTCCTATGTTCTTCTTCAGGtatgttttgtgtgtgtaattttgattaaaaaatagataGTATTACATTACAgggcgttttttttttttttagcagccTGGGACATTGTTCTAAATATTTTAGCGCTGCAACTGACTTATTCAATAGTATTAACCtctttataaaatacatatttggttttaaattttgattttctttttctgttgataccttatctttgtttttcccGTTAATTTTTGAGATTTCAGACATTATTGGCATGGACACTTATGAAGAATAAATCTTGATGGAGAAGCTTGTATGTTTATTGGAGGGGAACTTTGATCCAGATTTGAcagtaaaatttgaaaatttgaaatgtCCATCAGTATTCAtagcaaaatggaaattataCAGTTGGAGAATACAGAATTGTTCATTACAATTCTTAAAAGCAATGtaattttggtctttttttttcttctttttctagtAGTTGCTAAGCGTTTGTCCATTGACCATAGTCTTACACTATTTGTTTTATGTATTAAACAGAATCCTCCAGGTCTACCTAGTATAGCTGTTGCCTGGGTAGTGTGTCTTATATGGAGAAGCAAACTGATAATTGATTGGCATAACTATGGATATACTGTGATGAGTCTAATTCATGGAAGAAATCACCTGCTAGTACAAATTGCAAAATGGTTTGTATAGTAATTCTTCTTCTCTTTACAAATTATGTATCTTTGCAATATTCAGAAGAATGGAGAGCGGAGAGCAGAGTGTAATTAGCAAAGGGCTAATTCTATAGAGTTCTGAATTTTGCTGTCTTGaacttgtttccttttcagaaagcaaattctgTAAAATGCCTCTGTTAATGTATAGGAAGGTGATAGTAGGTGGCTTTCTGCAAAACatgctaaaaaataaatctaggtTGTTCTATAAACTAATTTATGTAATCTGAAGGAAATATATTAATCTCTAACGGAATTTGTGAGCAGCTTCTAAAAGAAAACCAGTCTTTCTGGTATGTATTGTAAGATTCCTTTTCAGCCTTAAGGTTAAGGAATATTATTCCAgatacatgtgtgtgtacacacaatGCAAACTGTAAAGAATGCACATCGTTGTAAGAAGTCCAGGCTCTAAAAAGGCCTATTCATTTTAAACCTAAAAGTGAAATATGATATTCCAGTACAATGTAGATGCATGCCTGTAGTATGTGAGCTATCTAttaataagaaattaaataagaaattaaagtcTTAGAAACCTGTGTGTTTTGGGGTtcgtttctctctctctctctctctctatatatatatatatatatattttttttttttcattgcaactGTTGAGCAGCTGCTATTTGGCTATTGAGATTACCTGTCTGTGATTCCTAacagagatttaatttttttcaggtatGAAAAGCTTTTTGGGCATTTGTCAGACTACAACTTCTGTGTCACTAACGCAATGAAAGAAGATCTATGGGAGAAGTGCAATATAAAGTAAGTCAAGTACCTCTAATGCTATTATGTGCATACTTTCGGTAAGGTTAAAATACATAGCCCTGATGATTCTGGATATAGAGAAATTTTACAAAGGAACTTTCCATCTATCACCACattagttctgtttttaatgagCTAGTGAAGTGTAGGCATTCAAGAATCTTCATTAGCTTTCATAATTAACACTTCATCGACTACGAGGTGGGAATCTAGATTTTATGCAACTTTGTTATGAAGCTGCCTATAGAATCAGACTGAACGTCACTAATCTCTGCATTAACTTACACTTAGTCTGTCCcacaaattttccttttgtgatcATAGAACTTTAAAATCAAGGCTTCTCAGGCACAGTTATgaaagtaagtttaaaaaatttGGATAATTAGGTTTACAGTTTTTATGGTTGTGTTACCTCCCTTGAATATGCACTTAAAAAGGGATCCTTTGTTACTAGGTTCACTCTAATATGTCgagttttcagtatttcagaaaactttaaGAATATGAAGTCATAAGaatcaaatgatttttttttattaattattttttctgtgttatagTCTTGTAGCCTGTCATTCTTTCTTTaccttttgcattttgttaaactattttttatttaacttgtgaatttatttcattacagGGCGATAACTTTGTATGACAAGCCAGCTTCTTATTTTAAGGAAACACCTTTAGAACTTCAGCATCAATTATATATGAAGCTTGCCAAAGTCTATGAACCTTTTAAAGCACAGTATgtgtaagtaaaaaaaaagtaattacagTCCTTAACTGAATGACATAAGGCTAATGTTAGttactagaaatatttttgtacagGGTCACAAGTTAGTGAACATCAACAGGCAGAGGGGTCTTCATGTGTTCTTGGCCAGGAGGAGATGATGTGCAAGTTACCTTAATTGTCACTGAGAGTGGCTAGAATAAGTGAAATCATTAAATAGCAACAACACAATTCTTAATGTGTAAAacaatacaaatatatttttaaaaaatcggCCTAAGTACTGAGGAAATATCTAAACGGTGAAAGGCAGCAGTTCTGTTTGCTGCTGATCTAGAATGACACTGACTGGATGCTACGTTGGTAGTATCCCTTCCATTCGTTTACTGTGGAGAGTTTTCAAGATCTTTGTGCAAGTGTTATGCTTTCCTCTCTGGCTATCTACTATAAGCTATCTACTATAGCAGATATGTAGGGTATCTGGTATAGTATATAGCTTAACTTCATGTTACTTTTCCAAACTAGAACCTTtaaaggaggagaaagccaTAGCATAGGGcagtttctctttgaaaatttcCAGCACAGAATGCATAAATGTACTACGGGCCACCATCACCATCAATACACATTTaagacagaaatggaaagacaGACTGATTACTTTACCAAATtgttaaggaaaataatttgttagAGGATGGAATCATGCCTATAGCAGTAGTGTTGCTAGGCTCTTAGTAGGAATGCTAAAATTGAAAAACGATCTCTTTTATGATCAGGTGTCTCTCTGCAGATCAGTACCAcaataaatatgttttcagagaatttgagcaacaaatacaaaataaagcatttggaAATTGTTACCAGttaaatgcagtatttccttCTGTGTTTATTGGCTGTTTGTGTAGTCTATATAACTATAAAATTGTGTTTACTTAGTACAGAATCTGTCAAATCGAGTGCTGAGAGGTCTGCCTTCACAGAAATGGATCATAAAAATGGAGGCGTGATAAAAACTAGAGGACGGCCAGCTCTTCTAATCAGCAGTACGAGCTGGACAGGTTtggaaataaatcatttgtttttaatatttgaccacagtttaagaaaaaataaaactaggaCTGTTTTCTGCTTCCCCACATGTGATGCTTGTCATGCTAAACAGGCATTATCAGTGgtaaagctgcatttttctttgatttggtAGGAAGAATTTGAAGATTCATTGTATAGAATATGCTTCAATGGCTAACAatgagtaattaaaaatatgtatttttttattaaagagttACAGATGAGATGCTgagattttctgccttttttttttttttttttttaaaaaactcactATAAACATGATCTTGTATGGTGCTGTAAAATGACCCTAAGAAATTATAACTTCCAACTCTTTTATTTACAAGTATGTGTATTACATACattttctcaccttttttttttctgtctctatgaaaaaagagaaacgggaaaaaaaaatctattgctAGTAACCATGCACAGAATTGTTGAGAACTTTGAACTAACAGCGCAATTTCTACACTTAAAAATTTCTAGTTTCTGAA contains:
- the ALG1 gene encoding chitobiosyldiphosphodolichol beta-mannosyltransferase, encoding MAAGGAVLAALGALAAALLWLRWRRRAAGGAGRVCVAVLGDLGRSPRMQYHALSLARHGRGVTLLGYLETKPHSDVLDNENIRIVPISALKSLQVGPKIFQYVVKIIAQATQLLYTMLKIDQPSYVLLQNPPGLPSIAVAWVVCLIWRSKLIIDWHNYGYTVMSLIHGRNHLLVQIAKWYEKLFGHLSDYNFCVTNAMKEDLWEKCNIKAITLYDKPASYFKETPLELQHQLYMKLAKVYEPFKAQYVTESVKSSAERSAFTEMDHKNGGVIKTRGRPALLISSTSWTEDEDFSVLLKALEDYERYINEGIKLPSLVCVITGKGPLKEYYNQLIDKLHFKHIQICTPWLEAEDYPLLLGSADLGVCLHKSSSGLDLPMKVVDMFGCCLPVCAIHFECLHELVKHNENGLIFRDSNELAEQLKMLFLEFPTLEGKLNKFRKNLQASKQLRWDESWDQTVLPLFRQNK